The sequence AGAAAGCGGCGGATGAAATATCACCCGGCACTTTAACCGAAGCCGCCGTAAGCCGCTGACCGCCCTCGATTGCCACGTTTCCATCCTCTGCAATGACTGCAGCGCCAAACTGCTCAAGCATCCGTTCCGTGTGATCGCGGGATACCGTTTTTTCCTTCACGGTGGTTGTGCCTGCCGCCGAGACGCCCGCGAGCAGGATAGCCGATTTCACTTGTGCACTTGCGACCGGCATCTCATACTGGATGCCCTGCAGCTGTCTTCCTTCCACAGTCAGCGGAAGGGTGCCCCCGCCTCCTTCATAGTCGAAAGCGGCACCCATCGCAGCCAGCGGATCCGTCACCCGTCTCATCGGACGCTTGCACAAATACCGGTCACCCGTGACGGTCGCCGTGACCGATGAGCCTGCCAGAATTCCGAGCAGCAGTCTCGCTGTCGTGCCTGAATTGCCTGCATCCAGAGGGAGGGAAGATGATTTCCATCCCGCCATCCCCGGACTTTTCACCGTCACATCTGTCCCCTCCCGTTCGATCACTGCACCGAGCCGGGAGAATATGCTGATTGTCGACAGGCAGTCTTCCCCTGCTAAAAACCCGCTGATCGTGGTCGTGCCTTCCGCCATCCCGCCGAGCATGACTGCACGATGGGAGATCGATTTGTCTCCCGGGACACGCAGCTCCCCTTTCAGCGGGCCGCCGTGGAATGAGACTTCGTGTATATCCATTTTCTCCATTATAAGCACCCCCGTCAAAGTATTTGCATGGAATAATCCGTTTCACTGCCAAGTGCGTCATAGGCCTGGTTCCGCTCTCTCGCAGAGCGGAAACTGATAACCAGGATCCCGTATACATCCGTACGCGTTTCAACGATCCGGATGTTCGTCAGGCTGATTTCATGAGATGCCAGAATGTGAGTGATCTCCGAAATGACGCCCGGATGATCCGGTACGTCGATATGCAGATCGAATTGCATGTACAGCGCACCCTGTGCGGCATTTTCAGAGACTGCCGGCAGTTCGTCCCTGTACCGTTTCGCTTCCGTGAAATACGCTTCCACTTCTTGTGGGTCGCTGTGTGCAAGCATCCGTCCCACCTGCGCCATTTCGTCTGCCCAGCGATCCAGCTGCGCGGCTAATTCGGTCCTGTTCTGTAGTGTGATATCCCGCCACATGACCGGATCTGCGGAAGCGATCCGGGTAAGATCCCGGAAACCGCCTGCGGCCAGGCGTCTGATGAACGGCCGGCTGTCTTCCTGATCCGCCAGCAGGTTGACGAGGGACGAAGCGATGATATGAGGGAAATGGCTGACAACCGCAGTCATCTTGTCATGTTCACCAGCATCCAGCACAGCCAGCTTTCCCATCGTCACAGCCAGAAGGTCCTGCAGCCGTTTCAAGTCTTCTTCAGCACATCCGGGAGGCGGCGTCAGGATGTAATAAGCGTTCTCGAACAGATGGCCGATGGCTGCTGAGATACCGCTCTTATGCGACCCTGCCATCGGATGCCCTCCGATGAAGGTGGTTCCGCTGGCCAGCAGGCCATCCGCAGCTTCCATGATCGGCAGCTTCGTGCTGCCTGTATCGGTCACGATGACCGTGTCCTTCAGTTCCCAGGAAGCCGCTTCCTGCAGCAATGCTGCAGCCGCAGAAACAGGTACGGCAAGAATTACGAAATCAGCGTCTTTTGCCGCCGCCCGGGCGGACGGAGCGACCGCATCGATGATCCCCCGGCGGTATGCCTCGTCCGCAG comes from Sporosarcina trichiuri and encodes:
- a CDS encoding prephenate dehydrogenase, producing the protein MTTHVSIIGLGLIGGSLALALKRSQGVTITGFDRTYKSADEAYRRGIIDAVAPSARAAAKDADFVILAVPVSAAAALLQEAASWELKDTVIVTDTGSTKLPIMEAADGLLASGTTFIGGHPMAGSHKSGISAAIGHLFENAYYILTPPPGCAEEDLKRLQDLLAVTMGKLAVLDAGEHDKMTAVVSHFPHIIASSLVNLLADQEDSRPFIRRLAAGGFRDLTRIASADPVMWRDITLQNRTELAAQLDRWADEMAQVGRMLAHSDPQEVEAYFTEAKRYRDELPAVSENAAQGALYMQFDLHIDVPDHPGVISEITHILASHEISLTNIRIVETRTDVYGILVISFRSARERNQAYDALGSETDYSMQIL
- the aroA gene encoding 3-phosphoshikimate 1-carboxyvinyltransferase → MDIHEVSFHGGPLKGELRVPGDKSISHRAVMLGGMAEGTTTISGFLAGEDCLSTISIFSRLGAVIEREGTDVTVKSPGMAGWKSSSLPLDAGNSGTTARLLLGILAGSSVTATVTGDRYLCKRPMRRVTDPLAAMGAAFDYEGGGGTLPLTVEGRQLQGIQYEMPVASAQVKSAILLAGVSAAGTTTVKEKTVSRDHTERMLEQFGAAVIAEDGNVAIEGGQRLTAASVKVPGDISSAAFFMCAAAMVPGSSVTFRGVGLNPTRTGIVDVLIGMGADVVQNPDPDAAGEPYGDITVSAGGLKAVEIGGDLIPRLIDELPVIALLATQAEGTTVIRDAGELRVKETDRIEAVCTELRKLGADIEPTPDGMIIKGPAKLKGAVLSSNGDHRLGMMAAIAALAADGPVSIEDAGCIDVSYPGFFDDLQSLM